The Thermosulfurimonas sp. F29 genome includes a window with the following:
- a CDS encoding MBL fold metallo-hydrolase — protein MELIVLGSGTGWPRRERNAAGYLLRTGAGVFLLDLGPGTLRRLTEAGYDLNDPDYLFVSHWHPDHVADLVPYLFATRYRLGFTRERPVRLISARGFRAFYEALKGAFGSWIDPPEGLFEILERPRGKKSRLVLPDLVLETAPARHNPESLAVRIEAGGKILAYTGDTEYSPEVAELAREADLLVAECASPEENPVPGHSTPSQAARMAAEAGAKRLLLTHFYPPCDEADLLTPARKFFSGEILLARDLMRITI, from the coding sequence GTGGAACTGATCGTTCTGGGTTCGGGGACCGGCTGGCCCCGACGGGAACGAAATGCCGCGGGGTATCTGCTCCGCACGGGGGCCGGGGTGTTTCTTCTCGACCTCGGCCCGGGGACCCTGCGCCGTCTCACCGAGGCCGGCTACGACCTGAACGATCCGGACTACCTCTTCGTCTCCCACTGGCATCCGGATCATGTCGCGGACCTGGTGCCCTACCTTTTCGCCACCCGCTACCGCCTGGGTTTTACCCGCGAGCGACCGGTGCGTCTCATCTCCGCCCGGGGATTCCGGGCCTTTTACGAGGCCCTGAAGGGGGCCTTCGGGTCCTGGATTGACCCCCCGGAGGGACTCTTCGAGATCCTGGAACGGCCGCGGGGAAAGAAGAGCCGCCTGGTCCTTCCGGATCTGGTTCTGGAGACCGCTCCGGCCCGGCACAATCCGGAGAGTCTCGCGGTGAGGATCGAGGCCGGGGGGAAGATCCTGGCCTACACCGGGGACACGGAATACAGCCCGGAGGTGGCGGAGCTGGCCCGGGAGGCGGACCTGTTGGTGGCCGAGTGCGCCTCGCCGGAGGAAAACCCCGTGCCCGGCCATTCCACCCCCTCTCAGGCCGCTCGCATGGCCGCGGAGGCCGGGGCAAAACGGCTCCTCCTTACCCACTTCTATCCCCCCTGCGACGAGGCCGACCTCCTCACCCCGGCCCGAAAGTTCTTCTCCGGGGAGATCCTCTTGGCCCGCGACCTGATGCGGATTACAATTTAG
- a CDS encoding lipopolysaccharide assembly protein LapB, translating to MPEPRGWEKYLDLYLAEAEEELRRIAPHGSPRLRPEEGNILIFGRVPAALFFSERSPLPEAKRWFPTLKELARLLVENLVLSSACDGYPGERVLARLLSRGGVRGLLIKGRGLEPPAGALKLSGDEYLLPDGVTDGRGFVRELWRGRRAFRAVPVKLTAMDDLETARRKLELARLFGLTYLSPRAEKDLAPFLADLSRIKRFLRRGGPLALLRLREPPRGLRGLLLGDFFLFRYGASARRILGRGGGLCGGLYSGEPKGPPLAMAYAACEHARRAGGGLVSFDLFTYHVLGDLYADWGDLGAALAAYERAREGTRQPADLLNSLALVCRSLGFPDRAEEVLREALRLSPDDPLIHYNLGEVLSERGERKEALTLLRRAWELSGRRSLFAEALARELLLSGRIEEAREVLSGRSGLSLSGKTLYGEVLYRSGDFQEAFAVLREVARSREAPARALAYLSLLYRHYKGEPEAAEVLAREALRRGGREIAELFREVEERWN from the coding sequence GTGCCTGAACCCCGAGGCTGGGAGAAATATCTGGATCTGTATCTGGCCGAGGCGGAGGAGGAACTCCGGCGTATTGCTCCGCACGGTTCTCCCAGGTTGCGTCCCGAGGAGGGGAACATCCTTATTTTCGGTCGAGTGCCGGCCGCGCTCTTCTTTTCCGAAAGGTCCCCCCTTCCCGAGGCCAAACGCTGGTTTCCGACCCTTAAGGAGCTGGCCCGTCTTCTGGTAGAGAACCTGGTTCTTTCCTCGGCCTGCGACGGTTATCCCGGGGAGAGGGTCCTGGCCCGGCTTCTTTCGAGAGGAGGGGTGCGGGGTCTCCTGATAAAGGGCCGGGGGCTTGAACCTCCTGCCGGGGCCCTGAAGCTCTCCGGGGATGAGTACCTTCTTCCCGACGGCGTTACGGACGGGCGCGGTTTCGTGCGCGAACTCTGGCGTGGACGCCGGGCTTTCCGGGCCGTGCCGGTGAAGCTAACGGCGATGGACGATCTGGAGACGGCCCGAAGAAAACTGGAATTGGCCCGTCTCTTCGGTTTGACCTATCTTTCTCCCAGGGCGGAAAAAGACCTCGCTCCTTTCCTGGCGGACCTTTCGCGTATAAAGCGATTCCTCCGGAGGGGAGGTCCTCTGGCCCTTTTGCGTCTCAGGGAACCCCCCCGGGGGCTGAGGGGGCTTTTGCTGGGGGATTTTTTTCTCTTTCGGTACGGGGCCTCCGCGCGACGGATCCTCGGCCGGGGAGGGGGACTCTGCGGGGGGCTTTACTCCGGGGAACCGAAGGGTCCGCCGCTGGCCATGGCGTACGCGGCCTGCGAACACGCCCGTCGGGCCGGGGGTGGTCTGGTCTCCTTCGATCTCTTTACCTACCATGTGCTCGGGGATCTTTACGCCGACTGGGGCGATCTCGGGGCCGCGCTTGCGGCCTACGAACGGGCCCGGGAGGGGACCCGTCAGCCGGCCGATCTCCTGAACAGTCTCGCCCTGGTCTGCCGCTCGCTGGGTTTTCCGGATCGGGCCGAAGAGGTCCTGCGGGAGGCCCTGCGTCTGTCCCCGGACGATCCCCTGATCCATTACAACCTGGGGGAAGTCCTTTCCGAACGGGGCGAAAGGAAGGAGGCCCTGACCCTTTTGCGTCGGGCCTGGGAGCTTTCCGGGCGCCGCTCTCTTTTCGCCGAGGCCCTGGCCCGGGAACTCCTCCTCTCCGGCCGGATCGAAGAGGCCCGGGAGGTTCTGAGCGGCCGCTCCGGGCTTTCCCTCTCCGGTAAAACCCTCTACGGGGAGGTGCTCTATCGTTCCGGGGATTTTCAGGAGGCCTTTGCGGTCCTGCGGGAGGTGGCTCGCTCCCGCGAGGCTCCGGCCCGGGCCCTGGCTTACCTCTCCCTTCTTTATCGCCATTACAAGGGTGAACCCGAGGCCGCTGAGGTACTGGCCCGGGAGGCCCTGCGCCGGGGCGGAAGGGAGATCGCGGAACTCTTCAGGGAGGTCGAGGAGAGGTGGAACTGA
- the selA gene encoding L-seryl-tRNA(Sec) selenium transferase, producing MKEKEKALLSRIPAVHLLAEELSRRHPGYPEVFYTRAARKTADLLRGEILKGRRDHLDRGEVLALAGEVLLREASPHLRPVVNATGVVVHTNLGRAPLCREALEEIFSVARGYSNLEYRLAEGRRGSRYEHVAGLLRELTGAEEALVVNNNAAAVLITLNTLARGREVIVSRGELVEIGGSFRMPAVMAWAGCVLREVGTTNRTHLRDYEEAINENTALLMKVHKSNYAIVGFTREVSGAELVALGRRYGIPVVEDLGSGCLVDFSRYGLRREPTVQEIVRTGVDVVTFSGDKLLGAPQAGIIVGRRELVERIRQNPLNRALRIDKLTLAGLEATLRLYLDERLAVERIPVLRMILKPAEEVRREARRLKRLLDRVGLPGFSFKVVPTVCRTGGGALPVADLPSWAVAVEARDLSAEELHEHLRTGSPPVVGRVEEGRFLLEVRTVFPEEFPLVVEAFRRFAQGA from the coding sequence ATGAAGGAAAAAGAGAAGGCTCTACTTTCCAGGATACCGGCGGTTCACCTTCTGGCCGAGGAGCTCTCCCGCAGACATCCGGGTTATCCGGAGGTCTTTTACACCCGTGCCGCCCGGAAGACCGCGGATCTTCTGCGGGGGGAGATCCTTAAGGGCCGTCGGGATCACCTCGATAGGGGGGAGGTCCTGGCTCTGGCCGGGGAGGTCCTTTTGCGGGAGGCCTCTCCTCATCTCCGTCCGGTGGTGAACGCTACGGGGGTGGTGGTGCACACCAATCTGGGGCGGGCGCCGCTTTGCCGGGAGGCCCTGGAGGAGATATTCTCCGTGGCTCGTGGTTACTCCAATCTGGAGTATCGTCTGGCCGAGGGTCGGAGGGGCAGCCGTTACGAGCATGTGGCCGGTCTTCTTAGGGAACTAACCGGGGCCGAGGAGGCCCTGGTGGTGAACAACAACGCCGCCGCGGTGCTCATCACCCTCAACACCCTTGCCCGGGGGCGGGAGGTGATCGTCTCCAGGGGGGAACTGGTGGAGATAGGCGGGTCCTTCCGGATGCCCGCGGTCATGGCCTGGGCCGGATGCGTGCTGCGGGAGGTGGGCACCACCAACCGCACGCACCTCCGGGATTACGAGGAGGCCATCAACGAGAACACCGCCCTTCTCATGAAGGTCCACAAGAGCAATTACGCCATCGTGGGTTTCACCCGGGAGGTCTCCGGGGCGGAACTGGTGGCCCTGGGCCGGCGTTACGGGATCCCGGTGGTGGAGGACCTGGGAAGCGGCTGTCTGGTGGACTTTTCCCGTTACGGCCTGCGCCGGGAACCCACGGTCCAGGAGATAGTAAGGACCGGCGTGGATGTGGTGACCTTTTCCGGGGACAAGCTCCTGGGGGCCCCCCAGGCCGGGATCATCGTGGGGCGGAGGGAGCTGGTGGAAAGGATCCGGCAGAACCCCCTGAATCGGGCCCTCAGGATAGACAAACTGACGCTGGCCGGACTTGAGGCCACGCTGAGGCTCTATCTCGACGAGAGGCTGGCCGTGGAGAGGATTCCGGTGCTTCGCATGATTTTGAAGCCCGCCGAAGAGGTTCGTCGGGAGGCCCGAAGACTTAAACGCCTCCTCGATCGGGTCGGACTTCCGGGTTTTTCCTTTAAAGTGGTGCCCACCGTGTGTCGGACCGGTGGGGGAGCGCTTCCGGTGGCGGATTTGCCCTCCTGGGCGGTGGCGGTGGAGGCCCGGGACCTTTCCGCCGAGGAGCTGCACGAGCACCTGCGCACCGGTAGCCCCCCGGTGGTAGGCCGGGTTGAGGAGGGTCGATTTCTTCTCGAGGTGCGCACCGTCTTTCCGGAGGAGTTCCCCCTGGTGGTGGAAGCCTTCAGGAGGTTTGCTCAGGGTGCCTGA
- a CDS encoding 23S rRNA (pseudouridine(1915)-N(3))-methyltransferase RlmH produces the protein MRFPVRLLLLAPGPLRYPFVKEGLSFYRERLRPFLDFREVFPRVRGKGSPEARLREEGEVLKRHLPQGAYVVALDERGRVLGTREFSAWLSRVFLEKREIAVVCGGPEGLYPEILERADFRLSLSPLTLNHELALLVFCEALYRALTLLSGHPYHRE, from the coding sequence ATGCGTTTCCCGGTTCGTCTCCTCCTTCTGGCTCCCGGTCCCCTGCGTTACCCCTTCGTAAAGGAAGGGCTTTCCTTTTACCGGGAAAGATTGCGTCCCTTCCTGGACTTTCGGGAGGTATTCCCCCGGGTCCGGGGGAAGGGGAGTCCGGAGGCTCGCCTCCGTGAGGAGGGAGAGGTTCTGAAAAGGCACCTTCCTCAGGGGGCCTATGTGGTGGCCCTCGACGAAAGGGGACGGGTGCTCGGAACGCGGGAATTTTCCGCCTGGCTCTCCCGGGTCTTTCTCGAAAAACGCGAGATAGCGGTGGTGTGCGGTGGACCGGAGGGGCTCTACCCGGAGATCCTGGAAAGAGCCGATTTCCGGCTGAGCCTTTCTCCCCTCACCCTCAACCACGAACTGGCCCTGCTGGTCTTTTGTGAAGCCCTCTACCGGGCCCTCACCCTCCTTTCCGGACACCCCTATCACCGGGAATAA
- the coaBC gene encoding bifunctional phosphopantothenoylcysteine decarboxylase/phosphopantothenate--cysteine ligase CoaBC, whose translation MILSGRRILLGVCGGIAAYKAAELVRVLRRRGAEVQVVLTTGAEAFVTPLLFEALSRKRCFTQRDFLSPQGGFIPHTELAAWAEVIVVAPATASFLAKLARGEPSDLLTAIIMASRAPVLLAPAMNANMWRHPATRENVERLRGFGYRILEPESGELACGAEGPGRLASPERLLLYAESLLTERKLSGRRVLVTGGPTREPLDAVRFLSNPSSGRMAVALARAAWLLGAEVHLVHGPLSVSPPPEVGTYPVRTAGEMLEVAGGLFRESDLAVFAAAVCDVRPETPLTGKTPKEKLPRNLPLEPTPDIAAELNSRKRPGQVSLGFALEEPENLLARAREKLERKNFDFVAANPLSAFEEEETEVFLLSRESEGPRHFLGPKEEVALRILEEVARAL comes from the coding sequence ATGATCCTTTCCGGGCGCAGGATCCTTCTCGGAGTCTGCGGAGGGATAGCGGCCTACAAGGCCGCGGAACTGGTGCGCGTTCTGCGCCGCCGTGGCGCGGAGGTACAGGTAGTCCTCACCACCGGAGCCGAGGCCTTCGTTACCCCCCTTCTCTTTGAGGCCCTTTCCCGGAAAAGGTGCTTTACCCAGCGGGACTTCCTGAGCCCCCAGGGGGGATTCATTCCCCACACGGAGCTGGCGGCCTGGGCGGAGGTCATCGTGGTGGCTCCGGCCACGGCCTCCTTCTTGGCCAAACTGGCCCGGGGGGAACCGTCCGATCTCCTCACGGCCATCATCATGGCCTCTCGGGCACCGGTGCTTCTGGCTCCGGCCATGAACGCCAACATGTGGCGGCACCCGGCCACCCGGGAAAATGTGGAACGCCTGCGCGGCTTCGGGTACCGAATCCTTGAGCCCGAAAGCGGGGAGCTGGCCTGCGGGGCCGAGGGGCCGGGCCGGCTGGCCTCCCCAGAACGACTGCTCCTTTACGCGGAGTCCCTTCTCACCGAAAGGAAACTCTCCGGAAGGAGGGTGCTCGTCACCGGAGGGCCCACCCGGGAGCCGCTCGACGCGGTGCGCTTTCTCTCCAACCCTTCCTCCGGAAGGATGGCCGTGGCCCTGGCCCGGGCGGCCTGGCTTCTGGGAGCCGAGGTGCACCTGGTTCACGGGCCGCTTTCCGTCTCTCCGCCCCCCGAGGTCGGAACCTATCCGGTAAGGACGGCCGGAGAAATGCTCGAGGTGGCCGGAGGGCTTTTCCGGGAGAGCGATCTCGCCGTCTTTGCCGCCGCGGTCTGCGATGTGCGCCCGGAAACCCCCCTTACCGGAAAAACACCCAAGGAAAAACTTCCCCGAAACCTTCCCCTGGAACCCACTCCGGACATCGCCGCGGAACTGAATTCGCGCAAACGCCCCGGACAGGTCTCGCTGGGATTCGCCCTGGAGGAGCCGGAGAACCTCCTGGCCCGGGCCCGGGAGAAACTCGAACGCAAGAACTTCGACTTCGTCGCCGCCAATCCCCTCTCGGCCTTCGAGGAGGAGGAAACGGAGGTCTTTCTCCTGTCGCGGGAGTCTGAGGGGCCCCGGCACTTTCTAGGTCCCAAGGAGGAGGTGGCTCTGAGGATCCTCGAGGAGGTGGCCCGTGCCCTATGA